One window of the Emcibacter sp. genome contains the following:
- the tyrS gene encoding tyrosine--tRNA ligase has protein sequence MTDTADSFLPKSSFLSTMKDRGYIHQCTDPGGLDSALQEKIVPAYIGFDCTATSLHVGSLVQIMMLRHLQKSGHKPIVLLGGGTTRIGDPTGRDESRAMLTDEQIQANMDGIRKVFEKYISFGDGETDAILVNNADWLDELKYIEFLRDMGVHFTINRMLTFDSVKLRLEREQPMTFLEFNYMILQAYDFLELNRNYGCCFQMGGSDQWGNIINGVELNRRVDQKETFGLTTPLVTLANGQKMGKTMGGAIWLNDDMLSPYDFWQFWRNTDDADVGRFLRLFTELPMTEIEKLESLEGAEINEAKKVLANEATKMCHGEDAAHAAEETARKAFEEKSLAADLPKISVPKAELEAGVAFSDLFTRAGLATSKGEARRLVKGGGARLNDEKIDDSELMVTTAMLNEEGTIKLSAGRKRHILVEPA, from the coding sequence ATGACCGACACAGCCGACAGTTTTCTGCCAAAATCCTCGTTTCTTTCAACCATGAAGGACCGGGGATATATCCATCAGTGCACCGACCCTGGAGGTCTGGATTCCGCATTGCAGGAGAAAATTGTACCGGCATATATCGGTTTTGACTGCACGGCCACCAGCCTGCATGTGGGTTCCCTGGTTCAGATCATGATGCTGCGTCACCTGCAGAAATCCGGGCATAAACCCATCGTGCTTCTTGGCGGCGGCACCACGCGGATTGGTGACCCCACGGGCCGGGATGAATCCCGGGCCATGCTGACTGACGAGCAGATCCAGGCCAATATGGACGGCATCCGCAAGGTGTTCGAAAAATACATTTCCTTTGGCGACGGTGAGACAGATGCCATCCTGGTCAACAACGCCGACTGGCTTGATGAACTGAAATACATTGAGTTCCTGCGGGATATGGGCGTCCATTTCACCATCAACCGCATGTTGACCTTTGACAGTGTCAAGCTGCGCCTGGAACGTGAGCAGCCGATGACCTTCCTGGAGTTCAACTACATGATCCTTCAGGCCTATGACTTTCTGGAACTGAACCGCAACTACGGCTGTTGTTTTCAGATGGGCGGCTCTGACCAGTGGGGTAACATCATTAACGGCGTGGAACTGAACCGCAGGGTCGACCAGAAGGAAACCTTTGGCCTTACGACCCCTCTTGTGACCTTGGCCAACGGCCAGAAAATGGGTAAAACCATGGGCGGCGCCATATGGCTTAACGATGATATGCTGTCCCCTTATGATTTCTGGCAGTTCTGGCGTAACACCGATGATGCGGATGTTGGCCGGTTTCTCCGCCTGTTTACAGAACTTCCCATGACTGAAATAGAGAAACTGGAATCCCTGGAAGGCGCTGAAATCAACGAGGCCAAAAAAGTTCTGGCCAATGAGGCAACAAAAATGTGCCACGGCGAGGATGCTGCCCATGCTGCCGAGGAAACAGCGCGCAAGGCCTTTGAGGAAAAATCCCTTGCTGCTGACCTGCCAAAGATTTCTGTGCCCAAAGCAGAACTTGAAGCAGGTGTCGCCTTCAGTGATCTTTTTACCCGGGCGGGCCTTGCAACCTCAAAAGGGGAAGCAAGACGCCTGGTCAAAGGTGGCGGCGCCCGTCTCAATGATGAAAAAATTGATGACAGCGAGTTGATGGTTACCACAGCCATGCTGAATGAAGAAGGCACGATCAAGCTGTCTGCCGGTAGAAAACGGCATATTCTGGTTGAACCGGCCTAG
- a CDS encoding anhydro-N-acetylmuramic acid kinase, whose amino-acid sequence MEKQLSDKKILAVGLMSGTSLDGVDASLLLTDGIGAEPYGHPVHIPYNREIQNLLLEGLATARLHNKPAQDDAKINRLAEILTEHHILAVKDLLSNNGLKKKEIEVVGFHGQTLLHRPAEGWTWQIGDGQMMADSLQVPVVSDFRSMDVAAGGQGAPLVPIYHLALISARPGDADLAIINIGGVSNVTWIPGNRSQDELHSCDAGPGNALLNDWIRNHTGEDCDQDGCHARQGKIHDDLLGAWMDHEYFRQPPPKSLDRNSFTVPGLEKLSLEDGAATLTAFTAQSIAATMNLFPRPPESCFVCGGGRHNPVLMEQLESRTSALISPVESIGWHGDFIEAEAFAYLAVRRLKNLPITFPGTTGVNRPMPGGVVHLPTDR is encoded by the coding sequence ATGGAAAAACAGCTTTCCGACAAAAAAATACTTGCCGTCGGCCTGATGAGTGGGACCTCTCTGGATGGTGTCGACGCTTCACTGCTGCTGACGGATGGCATCGGTGCAGAGCCATATGGTCACCCTGTCCATATTCCCTATAATAGAGAAATACAGAATCTCCTTCTCGAAGGACTGGCAACCGCGAGGCTACACAATAAGCCGGCCCAGGACGATGCAAAAATAAACCGTCTCGCGGAAATCCTGACGGAACATCATATACTCGCCGTCAAAGACCTGTTGAGCAATAACGGCCTGAAAAAAAAGGAAATCGAGGTCGTCGGTTTTCATGGCCAGACGTTGCTTCATCGCCCGGCGGAGGGCTGGACCTGGCAGATTGGCGACGGTCAGATGATGGCAGACAGCCTGCAGGTTCCTGTTGTCAGTGACTTCCGCAGTATGGATGTGGCGGCCGGTGGACAGGGGGCGCCGCTCGTGCCAATCTATCATCTTGCTCTTATTTCGGCGCGTCCCGGCGATGCTGATCTCGCAATCATCAACATTGGCGGTGTGTCAAATGTGACCTGGATTCCCGGCAATCGTAGTCAGGACGAACTTCACTCCTGTGATGCCGGCCCGGGCAATGCGTTACTCAATGACTGGATCAGAAATCACACGGGCGAGGACTGCGATCAGGATGGCTGTCATGCGCGTCAGGGAAAGATTCATGATGACCTGTTGGGAGCCTGGATGGACCATGAATATTTCCGCCAGCCTCCGCCCAAGTCACTGGACAGAAACAGTTTTACAGTACCAGGGCTGGAAAAATTGTCACTGGAAGACGGGGCGGCGACATTGACGGCTTTTACTGCTCAGTCCATTGCGGCAACTATGAACCTGTTTCCGCGACCGCCTGAAAGCTGCTTTGTATGCGGCGGCGGACGGCATAATCCGGTGTTGATGGAACAGCTTGAATCCCGAACATCTGCCTTGATTTCACCGGTGGAATCCATCGGCTGGCACGGAGATTTTATTGAGGCGGAAGCCTTTGCCTATCTGGCTGTGCGCAGGCTGAAGAACCTGCCCATAACATTTCCCGGCACGACCGGCGTGAACCGTCCGATGCCGGGAGGCGTTGTACATTTGCCTACAGACCGGTGA
- a CDS encoding AsmA-like C-terminal domain-containing protein, which produces MGPVALNWAAPYLKSTLARNFTDLKIDFDDVVLTWHPATGDFQTSSGIEVRFVNISLTDRINELSVNIPEAYVEFSALGMLRGMLAPVRADFSKLHFEFPLPGDFWESGGEEPFQVKLQRLLDDFQTSQKIIPRMTRQLLSEPAPMNAAGYLKELTFRDSSFTFIDEASGSHWIIPGAVLNMKRTDEGLLALLEGDILFSEINIAPLHLSIAHNNRRKDAILQLRFSNLSPGTFAGDVKELEQLKSLNVPLNGIIDIAVGTELALDSVIFEVEAGAGTLNAMELYPAPVALDNIYLSGHYSGDQQIIFLDQFLLRIDKAEINGDGLLYGSLREPGVTLNARIGELLFSNLVTYWPPEKARGARKWISKNISAGSVRNGTIDVKIDPEMWKAEQLPETAFEFRFDIRDVAADYLHPMPLLKNVSGSGYLNLKTFTLTADQGDIDNVTVSNGELLFRDIDKKGGALASFKLPLSGSVEDILAVIDHKPLGYPSKYGIEPGSVTGKGTAILSLEFPLLKKLSLKQVEFQVDAQIDNLKIPHISDKLSIMDGNINLSVNGNSLRAEGDILLNGVKFAAVWNEAFETTGNELPTSYHIKGPMAGADWDAFNLPFRPYVEGPAVLDLELRGRGASMKTGTGHVDLLSTRITFDPIGWIKEENISAGADFKLDFKNGNIIEVRDINIVSSDFQASSEVLIVEDRTARLAISRLRMPDMDFDMEMVWNAEKQNYNTSIRAREFDARPILKILKNAGSGDEDSTMPDFDVSASLQKVKAENGVTLWDTTLQGAYTGGDFRSLDLKAFFEDGKEFTVNLGQGEKDRLLKVKSSNAGETLRGTGVFNVGVNGTMEIAADYGRRDGGLSIEGRMTAEDFLISDSPGVSKLLEEKDFSKAREELKKGGLQFDKFQMDFHQYNGILDIKKGTARGNALGVTMSGKVDQSYNEVNIEGTIVPAYGLNSLFSNIPIIGAILTGGKGQGIFAATFEMTGTMQETDIRVNPLAALAPGILRNIFSVLGGSDKKTLREEAEELQGISPDTPPPGPQD; this is translated from the coding sequence ATGGGGCCGGTCGCGCTGAACTGGGCTGCGCCCTATCTGAAGTCCACACTGGCCAGAAACTTTACCGACCTCAAGATAGATTTTGATGATGTGGTTCTGACCTGGCACCCTGCGACCGGAGATTTTCAGACCAGCAGCGGAATTGAGGTTCGTTTTGTCAATATCTCGCTCACGGACAGAATAAACGAGTTGTCGGTCAATATTCCGGAAGCTTATGTGGAGTTCAGTGCTCTGGGAATGCTGCGAGGGATGCTGGCGCCGGTTCGTGCCGATTTCTCAAAGTTGCACTTTGAATTCCCTCTGCCTGGAGATTTCTGGGAAAGTGGCGGTGAAGAACCCTTCCAGGTAAAGCTGCAAAGGCTCCTTGACGATTTCCAGACAAGTCAGAAAATCATTCCGCGCATGACCCGGCAGCTCTTGTCTGAACCCGCGCCGATGAACGCTGCGGGCTATCTCAAGGAACTGACTTTCCGGGACAGCTCCTTCACTTTCATCGATGAAGCGTCGGGCAGTCACTGGATTATACCCGGCGCCGTGCTGAATATGAAAAGAACAGATGAAGGCCTGCTGGCATTGCTAGAGGGAGATATCCTTTTTTCCGAAATCAACATTGCCCCCCTGCATCTTTCCATTGCCCACAACAACAGACGCAAGGATGCTATTCTTCAGCTTAGGTTTTCAAACCTGTCACCGGGCACTTTTGCCGGCGACGTCAAAGAGCTGGAACAGCTAAAATCCCTGAATGTTCCGCTCAATGGTATCATTGATATTGCAGTTGGAACCGAACTTGCTCTGGACAGTGTCATCTTCGAGGTCGAGGCCGGGGCAGGTACCCTGAATGCAATGGAACTCTATCCGGCACCGGTTGCTTTGGACAATATATATCTGAGCGGTCATTACAGCGGTGATCAACAGATCATATTTCTGGATCAGTTTCTGCTCAGGATAGACAAAGCTGAAATTAACGGAGATGGCCTGCTCTATGGAAGCCTGCGGGAACCTGGCGTGACACTTAATGCCCGCATCGGGGAGCTCCTGTTTTCCAATCTCGTGACCTACTGGCCGCCGGAAAAAGCCCGCGGGGCCAGAAAATGGATCAGCAAAAATATCAGCGCCGGATCCGTGAGAAACGGAACCATTGATGTGAAGATTGATCCTGAAATGTGGAAGGCGGAGCAGCTCCCGGAAACGGCCTTTGAGTTTCGTTTTGATATCAGGGATGTCGCTGCCGACTATCTTCATCCCATGCCGTTACTCAAAAATGTATCCGGTTCAGGATACCTGAATTTGAAAACATTCACCCTGACGGCTGACCAGGGGGATATCGATAATGTAACTGTTAGCAACGGCGAACTGCTGTTCAGGGATATTGACAAAAAGGGCGGGGCATTGGCCAGCTTTAAACTTCCCCTGTCAGGATCCGTAGAAGATATTCTTGCGGTTATTGATCACAAGCCACTCGGTTATCCGTCGAAATACGGGATTGAACCCGGCAGTGTAACGGGTAAAGGGACTGCAATACTTTCCCTCGAGTTCCCCTTGCTTAAGAAACTTTCACTCAAGCAGGTCGAGTTTCAGGTGGACGCTCAAATTGATAACCTGAAGATTCCCCATATATCTGACAAATTGTCCATTATGGATGGGAATATAAACCTGTCTGTGAATGGCAATTCCCTAAGGGCTGAGGGTGATATTCTGCTCAATGGTGTCAAATTTGCAGCGGTCTGGAACGAAGCGTTCGAAACAACCGGGAATGAACTTCCGACTAGTTATCACATAAAAGGTCCCATGGCCGGGGCAGACTGGGATGCCTTTAATCTTCCTTTCCGTCCCTATGTGGAAGGTCCCGCAGTTCTCGACCTTGAACTCAGGGGCAGGGGCGCGAGTATGAAAACCGGCACCGGGCATGTCGATCTGCTTTCAACGCGTATCACGTTTGATCCAATTGGCTGGATCAAGGAAGAAAATATATCCGCCGGGGCTGACTTCAAACTGGACTTCAAAAACGGAAACATTATCGAGGTTCGTGACATAAATATTGTCAGTTCTGATTTTCAGGCCTCTTCAGAGGTTCTGATCGTTGAGGACCGCACGGCTCGTCTCGCCATATCCAGGCTGAGAATGCCTGATATGGACTTTGACATGGAAATGGTCTGGAATGCGGAAAAACAAAATTACAATACGTCAATCAGAGCCCGGGAGTTTGATGCCAGGCCTATTTTGAAGATTTTAAAAAACGCCGGGTCTGGTGACGAAGACAGCACAATGCCGGATTTCGATGTAAGCGCCAGCCTGCAGAAAGTAAAAGCCGAAAACGGGGTCACCCTGTGGGATACGACCCTGCAAGGCGCTTATACCGGAGGCGATTTCAGAAGCCTTGACCTCAAGGCTTTCTTCGAGGATGGCAAAGAATTTACTGTTAACCTCGGCCAGGGGGAAAAAGACCGTCTGTTGAAAGTTAAAAGCAGTAATGCCGGGGAGACCCTGCGTGGAACGGGTGTCTTTAATGTTGGTGTTAATGGAACGATGGAGATCGCCGCGGATTATGGCCGACGGGATGGCGGCTTGTCCATCGAGGGACGCATGACCGCTGAAGATTTCCTGATAAGCGATTCACCGGGAGTTTCCAAGCTTCTGGAGGAAAAAGACTTTTCCAAAGCCCGGGAAGAACTTAAAAAAGGCGGATTGCAATTTGACAAGTTCCAGATGGACTTTCATCAATATAACGGCATTCTGGATATCAAAAAGGGGACAGCCCGGGGTAATGCACTGGGCGTGACCATGTCCGGCAAGGTCGATCAATCCTACAATGAGGTCAATATCGAGGGAACCATTGTGCCCGCCTACGGACTGAACTCCCTGTTCAGCAACATTCCCATTATTGGCGCAATCCTGACCGGCGGCAAGGGGCAGGGCATTTTTGCGGCCACTTTTGAAATGACAGGCACCATGCAGGAAACCGACATACGGGTGAACCCGCTGGCTGCTCTGGCCCCAGGGATACTCAGGAATATTTTCAGCGTACTCGGAGGTTCCGATAAAAAGACCCTGCGGGAAGAAGCCGAGGAGCTGCAGGGAATTTCGCCGGATACTCCTCCGCCAGGACCGCAGGACTAG